One Rhizobiales bacterium GAS188 DNA window includes the following coding sequences:
- a CDS encoding probable addiction module antidote protein — protein MAKTTIKTTRWDPAARLTTKKAIAGYLEAALEEGDPALIVAALGDIARSRGMSQVAKDARLTRASLYKSLRSESNPEFATILKVMGALGVRLKVEPIPEAA, from the coding sequence ATGGCAAAGACAACGATCAAGACGACGCGTTGGGACCCGGCCGCTCGGCTCACCACCAAGAAGGCCATTGCTGGCTACCTTGAAGCCGCCCTCGAGGAAGGGGACCCGGCCCTTATTGTCGCGGCGCTTGGGGACATCGCCCGATCCCGTGGCATGTCGCAAGTGGCGAAGGACGCACGCCTGACGCGTGCCAGCCTCTACAAATCGCTGCGCTCAGAGAGCAATCCCGAGTTTGCGACGATTCTGAAGGTCATGGGCGCGCTCGGTGTCCGCCTCAAGGTCGAGCCGATTCCCGAAGCCGCGTGA
- a CDS encoding putative addiction module killer protein: protein MIEVRQTEVFAEWFASLRDDKAKDRIDIRIRRLSLGNPGDVRPVGEGVSELRIDYGPGYRVYFIRRAKALIILLCGGDKGSQRRDIKAAKGLASSLE from the coding sequence GTGATCGAAGTTCGCCAGACAGAGGTTTTTGCGGAATGGTTCGCATCCCTCAGAGACGACAAGGCGAAGGATCGCATCGATATCCGTATCCGCCGCCTGTCCCTTGGCAACCCGGGCGACGTAAGGCCGGTCGGCGAAGGGGTGAGCGAGCTGCGGATCGACTACGGCCCGGGATATCGGGTCTATTTTATCAGGCGCGCAAAGGCGCTGATCATCTTGTTGTGCGGTGGTGACAAGGGTAGCCAGCGCCGCGACATCAAGGCCGCAAAGGGCTTAGCGTCCTCTTTGGAGTAG
- a CDS encoding acyl-CoA thioesterase YciA has protein sequence MTSTTKHPTGIPALRTIAMPRDANANGDIFGGWLLAQMDLAGAVIAHERAYGRTATVAIEALSFLAPVRIGDTVSCYAELVRTGRSSMRVKIETFVRRHGDLSVVKVTEGLFTYVAIDTEGRPRPLAAPEPHSAE, from the coding sequence ATGACCTCGACCACCAAGCACCCGACCGGGATTCCGGCCTTGCGCACCATTGCGATGCCGCGCGACGCCAATGCCAATGGCGATATCTTCGGCGGCTGGCTGCTGGCGCAGATGGATCTCGCCGGCGCCGTCATCGCCCATGAGCGGGCCTATGGCCGGACCGCGACGGTCGCCATCGAGGCTTTGTCCTTCCTGGCGCCGGTGCGGATCGGCGACACGGTGAGCTGCTATGCCGAATTGGTGCGGACCGGCCGCTCATCGATGCGGGTCAAGATCGAGACCTTCGTGCGCCGCCACGGCGATCTGAGCGTCGTGAAGGTCACCGAGGGTCTCTTCACCTATGTGGCGATCGACACCGAAGGGCGTCCGCGCCCACTCGCCGCGCCCGAGCCGCACTCGGCGGAATAA
- a CDS encoding Putative mono-oxygenase ydhR has translation MSIVLKVNYRLASDVEAQLRGDATQAGLDWEIPIGGGRRGGVYFFDDKLSAGAWQEGFSRRIAEAGGSQITIRSFEVNETSSAAAGRRPVKLRRVA, from the coding sequence ATGTCGATCGTTCTGAAGGTCAATTATCGGCTGGCCAGCGATGTGGAGGCGCAGCTTCGCGGGGACGCGACGCAGGCCGGGCTCGATTGGGAGATCCCGATCGGGGGCGGCAGGCGCGGCGGCGTCTACTTCTTCGACGACAAGCTGAGCGCGGGCGCCTGGCAGGAAGGATTTTCGCGTCGCATCGCCGAGGCCGGCGGCTCGCAGATCACGATCCGCAGCTTCGAGGTGAACGAAACCTCGAGCGCTGCCGCGGGTAGGCGGCCCGTCAAGCTGCGCCGCGTCGCCTGA